The region GAGATGGACCAGTGCCTTCAGAAGGCACATTTGTTGCAGTGTGAGGTCAAGACCTGCGGCGGATGGTTTCTAGGTGGGTGGGCTCTGAGGGGCAAAGACATTCCAGTTCTCCTGTCTTCTAGCTCTTAGAGACCATTTAAAAGCATGTCCAAAGTATCTTCTGAGCCACTTGGGACCATTAGGCATCAGCCAGTCTCTCTGGGAGActagaccctgatgttgggaaagattgacagcaggaggagaaggggacgaggatgagaggttgggtggcatcactgactcaatggatacgagtttgagccagctctgggagatggtgaaggacagggaagcctggcgtgctgcagtccctggagttgcagagttggacacggctgagtgactgaacaaccagaGCAAGTCTCTCTGGGCCAAACCTGTGCCACCCCTGGGGGGTCCCCTGAAGGCCAGGAAGGTGTGGCATCCTGCTCTAGCTGTACAACAAGATCTAGAGTCTAGAGATGTGGGTCCAAGTTCCTGCCAGCCTCTCTCAACCACCTTATCTGTAAACTGGGACTAGCTCAGGATGGGGTGGACTCAGGGGCTCTGGCAGCAAAATGCATAGAAATGATACTGTAGGGGGTCAATGTTTTCACACCATTCTGGTCCTAGTGAGAATCTTTGACTCATCCCAGGGCATCCTGGTGCAGCTAACAGAGGGAGGGGTCATTGGGTAAGAAGGACCCTACTACCCCTCCCCCATTTTTGCCTATGGCAGGTAATACTTATATCCTGGCgagaaaaagaaagtcatggAACTCTAGAATCTGGTCCACATCGTTCATAGTACAGAGGCAGGAATCGATGGTCTGAAAGGgtaagggacttgcccaaggtcatatagaGGAAAGAGTGTGGATAGGGTGAGGgagatgttttctgtttctgaatgGCCTTGTAGAGGGGGGATGGGTGGGCAGTTTTGTGGGGACTCGGGGAAGGCTGGCATCTTGGATGAGTTAGGGCCTCACCCCTGGGAAGGGACACAGAGATGTGAGGTCCAGACTTTCTGACTTGGGGTTGGGCCTTCTAGGGGCTTCCATGGAAGGGACCCCATTGAAAGGGATGTTAGGGATATGGTGGGAAGGTGGGCtgtggtggggaggaggaagcctCTAGACCCCAGGTCTGGCTCCTCCTCTGGCTGCATGGGCAACTCAAAAGTCCCGCTTGGGCTGGATGGTCTGCACAGAGGATTGCCCAAAGTGGCTGGTGGGTTGCGGGAACCAAGACTGGCCACTGGCATCACGGAAGATGGGGGACAGCTGCTGCTCCAGCTCATCCCCGAAGACCTCCACGTGGCTGTCGGCTTCAGTGTCCAGGGGTTCCGCCTTGGTGTCCTGGCCCAGCCAACCAGTCATGGCCCAGATCAGGCAGATGGCCAGCAGGGTTCCAGCTGCCCCGCAGAGCACTGTGCCTGCCAGGCGGCAGGTGACCAGGGCCTGGTTGTAGTCGGCTGCCCGCTGATCCAACACCAGGAACTCACCCTCTCCGATGCCCTCCAATTTGGGGGGCACTGCATAGCCAGTGATCAGGGCCGCCATacccagcagcagaagcagggcaCCAGAGGATAAGCTGATCTGGAGGGAGGCAGACAGATTGGGAGGTAGTCAGAGTCAGCTGGGGCCCCAGGCCAAGGGATCACCTTGGATCCCAACTGGACTTTAAGGTAACCCTTTAAGAGATGGGGTCATAGACACACCTACTAGGATCTGACAAGAGGCACAAACTGTCATGTTCTATTTGGAATCTTGAGGACTCTGGACTAATTTCCTTTGAAGCCCCCACCCAGCAGTGGATTTCTTCTGCCAGCCTTGATTCCTCCTCCATCATCCTTTGGGTCCCATCTTATCCCTCTGTCCCATCTACCCTCTACCTCTATCCCTCTGTTGGGTTAACTTCTACACATCCCTCAGATCACAGGCATCTCAGACCTCATCTCTTCTAGTATACCCTTGGACAGGGTCAAGTGTCCTGCTCTGTACTCATGCAAACTCTGTGCCCATTTGTTCCTCAGTGCACTCACCTTGGTGCACACTCGGACATGTACTTTGGTTATTATGTATATGGTGTCTGCCCGCTATACCAGACTGAGAGCGGAGAAAGCCATGACGTCAGAGACAGTCTGTCTGGGCTCCCGAGGGGGCTTCTGTGCCTAACATGGTGCTCATACAGAGCAGTAGCTGAGGGAACGTTTGCAGAATGACTAGATGAACCATAACTAGGAGTTCCTCAAAGACAGGGGCCACATCGTCTTAAATTCTGTGTCCCTCAAAACCTAGCACACTGCTTGGCAATAAGGAGGTgctcaaaaacttaaaatatatactttctcctggaagccttccctgatcaccCCAGGCACTGAGGGCATTTTCTGTCCTGGCATCCTATGTACACTGGGCCCGAGGTTGTGCATTCACTGTGCAGGTTGGCATCTCGCCTTCCCACTAGAGTGAAGCCTTTTGAAAGCAGAGAGGAGGGACCCTTTGTCTCAAACTTGGTACGGTATTTATCAAAGAGCACTGTAAATACCTGCTTCATGCCACCTCCGTACCTTTACCCACACGGTGCTCCCTAACTGACCCCTCTCCGTGGCTGCTAAGGACATAGACTGTTTGTTTCTCCTATGTCTTCCACTTCCCTGGCAACAGTCCCTCAACATATCACTGGGAAGCCACAGGAAGATCTAATGAGGTGAATCCTTCTTCCTACCAGTCAGCACATACCATCGCTCTGGCCATAGTCATTAGCTCAGGGCTTGGCAAGTGACCCAATCAGAGCTGATGCAAAACTTGCCAGTACTTCTGCAAGTGAAAAGCATTGTTTCTTTTCTGAAGGAAATACAGGAGGAaattctgatttccttcagaTGGTGTGGAATAAGAGACTGAGGGTCATCATGGAAGCAGCCATTTGGAGACCACGTGggggccacctgatgctaagggGCTGCAAGGGTATCACAGGGAGGCTGAAGGAAAACTTGAGTCTTCAGGGTGATGGTTTGAACTGCTGGATCGAACTTTGCCTGAAGATACCCAACCTCTGGTCTCTTctataaaataagtaatatttcCCCTTTATTCTTGAAACTCATTTGAGTTGGCTTTCCTGTTGCCTGAACATGCAAGATTCTAACTTGCTACACAGTCCCTTTCCTTTCCATTCACTGgtcccacctcctccctgaaACCACAGGACATCACGAGTTGCTCCTCTTCCCATCTTACCTTCCAGCACAGTGTGGGCCAAGATTGGTGAGGGCACAGTACGGGAGGCCCCTCAGGGTCATCGCTGAGGGTGGTACCTGCACAGTCCTCGTAGAAGAGGTGTAGATAGGAGCGGACCCCATACCATTTGCCATCTTCCACGTTAGGGCCTCGGCTGCAGCTGCAGGGACGGTCACAGCTCGGCATCCTGGGTCCCTGTGGGGTGGGCCAGGTGCAGTGGACAGAGGGAGGGGTCAGTGAGGGCTGCCCATGGAGACTCTCCAAGGACCCCTGAATTTTCATGCTCCTTTTACCTCTCCACACATTTTAGGCACCTCACACTCAGCAGAGCCTGCCCTTCGGGCAGAGCAGGGCACTTGACCCTGTCCAAGGGTATACTAGAAGAGATGAGGTCTGAGATGCCTGTGATCTGAGGGATGTGTCTTTCCCTGAGTATAGTGAGAATGAGCCAAGGCCGTGCATGTTTAGCCCATAGCCCGGCAATTTGTTGGTGGCAATAAATGTACATGCTAACTCTGCAGGTAGCCCAGGCTGGGACTGTGGGTtctggagcctgactggctaGTTTGGAATCCAGGATCCACCACGTCCTTGCTGTGTGACGTCCAACAAGTGttttcacctctctgagtctgtttcctcagctgtaaaacagAGCTGATCATATACCTGCTTCATACAGTCACTGTGTCCAGTGCCAAGAAATGATAGCTTCTGTGATTATCACTGTGATGTCTTTGTTGTTTCATCCTGAACGTCTCGAGTCCCATGTCTAGAGTAAGAGCTCctcatctccatttcttctccaaaTGTCTTCCCCTTAATTTCCTCGCCTTTCAAGGTACTCTGGGGGTTAACTGCCATGGCTGCCACTTGTCCCACAGGGTGGAGCTCTCCGAACTGCAAGGTCCTCAAAAATCCCTCCCCAGGGCTGCCCTTTCAGAAGGCAAAAATCTCCAAGTCCCAAGACATCTTGACTCCACAGAAGGTGACAATCGGAGGCCTTCAGGCTACAGGGTTGAGGTTCAAGATCAGATTTCTATAGACACCTTTCTAAGGACCTTGCTTCTCACAAGTGGAGACACTGAGGCCTAGGGAATGGAGGGTATCCTTAGGACTAAAAGCAAAGGGCCTgtgagatgctgggagggactgggctCCCCTCCACCCCATGATGGCTCAAAGGCCCTCTGAACACCTTCAAACAAAATGAAGTAATGTGCTTACACTGAAGGAAAAGACAAATTTCTAGCCCCCTCTCATTTCTAAACTGTGGCCCTCAAATCCTTGTGTAGAGAGACTCACCAGCACACAAACAGATACCACAGtaacacacatacccacacacaccagAGACATACACAgatagatgcacacacacacaccccaacacaaacacacaaacaccacAGAGACATACAGACAGCCACACGTAGACCATGTAGAGACACGCAGCACAAAGAGACACACCACACAAAcccatatacacagacacacacacacacagcgcgTATTGGAGGTAATCCTATGGATCCACACCGGCACAGAGGTGCGGCTTAAAAACTCGCCCATAAATCGCAGCTCTCCACAACTCTCACCCAAAGCGCACGAGGGGAACGGGAAAAGCGTAAAAGACATCGCCCCGCCCTCTCTCCCGCAATGACAGACAATGGGGAAAGGGCAAGACCAAAAGCGAAAGACGGAGAAAGAAGACCGACCGAAGTCGGTGAAGAGAGCCggcggcgcgggggcgggggcaggcggAGGCGGGggcaggcgggggcggggcgggggcaggcgggggcggggcgggcagaggcgggggcgggggcaggcgggggcggggggcgggggcaggcgggggcgggggcaggcgggggcgggggcgggggcgggggcgggggcgggggcggggcggggggcgggcagaGGCGGGACTCTACAGAAGGGTTGGCCAGAGCGGGGCCCGCCCGGGGGAGGAGGCCGGGGTGGGTGAGAAGACAACAACCACTGATGGATGGTCctaggggagggggcagggaggggcgcgGGGTTCGTCCGCCTGGGTTAGCTCCTCCCTTGCATCTCAATGtcccttttctccaaacacaCACGATCACCTGATCCCACTGGCGTCGGAGCAGGAAGGTGACCTTGACGCTGCCCCCGCGCTCGTCGACCtggcccctccctctccttttagGGTTGCCAGGAGGCGGACAGGCGGTGTGcggaagggagggagaggatgCTGAGGACCCCGGACCTAGGTTGCCATAGGAACCGCCAGGGAGCTGTCCTTAGGCAGGAAGCGGGAGGAGCTCCGGGAAGAGGAGGGGGCTCCTGGGTTCGGGGGATGGAGGCTGCTGCCAGGAGGTGAGCGATGACAGGCGCAAGGGCCAGAAGATGGATGGAGTCTCTCGCCTTAATGGGGTCTCAGTTCTCCTTCCCAGACCCCCAGACCCTCTCACTCCAGCATCCAATGTCTCTCTGGCCAGAAGGTGCCGGGGAGGGGGTGGTCCGAGGCCCAGGAAAGCAGGCCAACTCCCCCCGCTCCCTAACCCACACTGTTTCAGACCCGACCACAGGTTCCCTGGTCGAGATTAAGCGCATCCTTTTCCctagagggaaactgaggcagagaggggtGGGGATGAGTTTTCCGCAGAGAGGTGGGTGGGGTCTTGTCCTGGAGGCCTCCGCCCAGCCTATCGACCCTGAAGGGTCTCGGAGCGTGGGGGCTGGTGCGGGGTGGCTGGTGAGACCTCTGACCCCTGCTCCTTCCCTGGGACCCCACCTCCCAAAGCCCGAGGCACACCAGGGCTGGGGCACCGCCGTTCTGCCCGAGGAGGGACACAGCCAAACTGAGGATGTGGCAGGGATGGGGGGCTCTCCGGGtcttgggaggaggaggggcgggggtcGGGCCGCGCGTGGAGCGGGGCTGAGCTCACCTCTTGGTCCGCGGTCTCTGCTGAGCGCGAGCACAAGCAGAGCAGAAGCGGTTGTGTTGGCGCCTGCGCCGcagtcggggggcggggggggtgacACGGGGGTGGCGGGGGCGCCAGCCCGCCCCGAGGGCTGGCTCTGCAGATTGCGGACCCCTGCAGGGTTGTGAGCCCCTCTCCCCTTCCAAGAAGTCCCTTCTCCCTCTGAGACCCCAGACCCCTCGCGGGGACCCCACCACCTCCCTGGACCCGACTCCCTCATGCAGTCCCTCAAACTCCTCCCCTGACTGCTCCATCAATCTCTCAGCCCTCTGACTGAAGACCCTTGACTCTGCTGAACCTTCATTTCCTCacttggagaaaaggaaatcaaccctgaatattcattagaaggactaatgctgaagctggagctccaatactttggccacctgatgtgaggagctgactctttagaaaagaccctgatgctggaaagattgaaggcaggagaaggggacaagagaggatgaggtggttggatggcatcaccggctcaatggacatgagtttgagcaaactccaggagatggtgaaggacagggaagcttggcacactgcagtccatgggttgcaaagagctggacaccactgagcaactgaacaccaacatTTCCTCACTGCATCCTTGGTTCCCTCTGGGCCTCCATCTCCATCAGGGACCCCTGACTGGCTCCTCTCCTGGCCACAGCCCCATCCTCTTCACAGACTCCCTGCTctctctcccagcccccacccatgGTTGAGCCCCACCTTTCTCCCCCTGGGTTCCTACTAAGAAGTGCCCTCCTGCTTGCATCAGAATCCCCTTGTCTGACTAAAGTCCTCACCCTCTCACCGAGTCCCCCATCGTTTGTCCATTCTCTCCCTCTGTGAGTCCCTACCCCTTGCTGAGGATGGGGGCCACTTAGCTTCAGAAGGGAGCTGGTGTGGGAGAGGAGGTGTTGGGGGAGACAAGTCCTTTCTCTTCTGGAAGGATCCTCCCTTGCTCTCTCTCCCAGCATACCCCTAGCTCCATCCTGGGGAGTGTGTGTCTTCCCGCCCATCTCCCTGGAGAGCCAGCCCTTGCCAGGCAGCCTCATTCCTTGTCATGTGTCCACCCACAGCCTGGGCTTTGTCCCACTTTTACTGTATGGTCTTGGCAAAGTCACCACGCCTCTCCAAGCTTCTTCAGGCACCATTGCACACATGTGCTTTTATGCCCTGAGTGTCCAGTCTGTCTTTCCTTGGGATGGAAGTGGGGGACACAGGGATGCATGAACTCTGCAAAGAGAAGACACTTCCTCTTCACTCACTATTGTATCCCCGAGCCTCACATGGCACTTGGCATTGAACTGGGAGCTCAGTAGCCACGTATTGAACACAGACTAATAGTAGCAAATATATGACGCTCCGGGAGTGCAAAGGGCTTCTCTAAGTGCTTTGTATGCCCTGCTTACACACTTTTaattgcatatatgtgtgtgagagagagagaggaagaggaattCCTGGAAGTCAAGACTGAAGCCCTCCCCTGTGACAGGAGATGAagctggagaggcaggcagaCCTGAGATCCTTCAAGGCCTCACAAGCCAAGGTAAGGAATTTGGCTTTCAACCCAAGAGTAGTAGGGAGCCATGGAAAGGTTGTAAAGAGGCAAGGGATGTGCTCTGATCTGCACTCTGAAAAGATCTGTCTGGCTGCCAATCCCTTGgaagaacaggatagaaagctcaAGCATGGGaacaagtcagtcagtcagtcagttcagtcgctcagtcgtgtcctcaggactctttgtgaccccatgaatcacagcatgccaggcctctctgtccatcaccaacccccagagttcactcagactcaggtccatcgagtcagtgatgccatccagccatctcatcctctgtcatccccttctcctgcccccaatccttcccagcatcatggtcttttccaatgagtcaactcttcgcatgaggtggccaaagtattcgagtttcagtgtcagcatcagtctttccaatgaatattcagtactgatctcctttaggatggactggttggatctccttgcagtccaagggactctcaagagtcttctccagcaccacagttcaaaatcatcaattcttcggcgctcagccttcttcacagttcaactctcacatccatacatgaccactggaaaaaccaaagccttgactagacggacctttgttggcaaagtaatatctctgcttttgaatatgctatctaggttggtcataactatccttccaaggagtaagcgtcttttaatttcatggctgcagtcaccatctgcagtgattttggagccccaaaaataaagtctgacactgtttccactgtttccccatctatttgccatgaagtgatgggaccagatgccatgatcttcgttttctgaatgttgagctttaaaccaactttttcactctcctctttcactttcattaagaggctttttagctcctcttcactttctgccataagggtggtgtcatctgcatatcggaggttattgatatttctcccggcaatcttgattccagcttgtgtttcttccagcccagcgtttctcatgatgtactctgcatataaattaaataagcagggtgacagtatacaaccttgatgtactccttttcctatttggaaccagtctgttgttccatgtccagttctaactgttgcttcctaacctgcatataagtttcccaagaggtggtctggtattcccatctctttcagaattttccacagtttattatcatccacacagtcaaaggctttggcatagtcaataaagcagaaatagatgtttttctggaactctcttgctttttccatggtccagtggatgttggcaatttgatctctggttcctatgctttttctaaaaccagcttgaacatctggaagttcacgattcatgtattactgaagcctggtttggaggattttgagcattactttactagtgtgtgagatgagtgcagttgtgcagtagtttgagcattctttggaattgcctttctttggaattggaatgaaaactgaccttttccagtcctgtggccactgctgagttttccgaagttgctggcatattgagtgcagcactttcacagcatcatctttcaggatttgaaatagctcaactggaattccatcacctccactagctttgttcgtagtgatgcttt is a window of Budorcas taxicolor isolate Tak-1 chromosome 13, Takin1.1, whole genome shotgun sequence DNA encoding:
- the NRSN2 gene encoding neurensin-2, yielding MPSCDRPCSCSRGPNVEDGKWYGVRSYLHLFYEDCAGTTLSDDPEGPPVLCPHQSWPTLCWKISLSSGALLLLLGMAALITGYAVPPKLEGIGEGEFLVLDQRAADYNQALVTCRLAGTVLCGAAGTLLAICLIWAMTGWLGQDTKAEPLDTEADSHVEVFGDELEQQLSPIFRDASGQSWFPQPTSHFGQSSVQTIQPKRDF